In the Theobroma cacao cultivar B97-61/B2 chromosome 1, Criollo_cocoa_genome_V2, whole genome shotgun sequence genome, one interval contains:
- the LOC18611311 gene encoding serine carboxypeptidase-like 17 yields MAVETLDPKLPRTFSKHFHLVCFYIIFVTICSRPVLSFSTIRSLPGFSASLPFKLETGYIGVGDVEFFFYFIESERNPAEDPLFLWLTGGPGCSALSGLFFEIGPLQFNMVEYNGSLPTFALNPYSWTKVASIIFLDAPVGTGFSYSRTLQGFKTGDKQYADNAYNFLRKWLDSHPKFITNPFYIGGDSYSGMIVPIIAQAISDGIEDRGVPSINLKGYLLGNPGTDSKFDDNSKIPFYHRVALISDELYESAKRNCKEEYVEVDISNVDCAKDLQAISECTVHINEGHILEPDCPTDFKPLNSLDNNRKYFLETHEEYLRVAAEFPQFGCRDYNGYLCKVWATDISVQKALYVRQGTVTEWVRCNSSLLYDKDVESAVGYHRYLNTKGYRALIYSGDHDRMVPYVGTEAWIKFLNFSIVDDWRPWFVDGQVGGYSREYGNNFTFATVKGGGHTAPEYKPKECLAMFKRWISQEHL; encoded by the exons ATGGCGGTAGAAACTCTTGATCCGAAGCTACCAAGGACGTTTTCAAAACATTTCCATTTGGTATGCTTTTACATCATCTTCGTTACGATTTGCTCCAGGCCCGTACTTTCCTTTTCAACAATCAGGTCTCTTCCTGGATTTTCTGCTTCACTTCCCTTCAAGCTTGAAACCGG ATACATAGGGGTGGGAGATGTGGagtttttcttctattttattGAATCAGAAAGGAATCCAGCAGAGGATCCTCTCTTTCTGTGGCTCACTGGAGGCCCTGGCTGCTCTGCTCTCTCTGGGCTCTTTTTTGAAATAG GCCCCTTGCAATTTAACATGGTCGAGTACAATGGCAGCTTACCAACTTTTGCTCTGAACCCTTACTCATGGACAAAG GTTGCAAGCATAATCTTCCTAGATGCACCTGTTGGCACAGGATTTTCGTATTCAAGAACCTTGCAAGGTTTCAAGACGGGGGATAAACAATATGCTGACAATGCCTATAATTTTTTGAGGAAG TGGTTGGACAGTCATCCCAAGTTCATCACAAATCCATTCTATATTGGCGGTGACTCGTACTCCGGGATGATTGTTCCCATAATTGCTCAAGCAATATCAGATG GTATTGAAGACAGGGGCGTTCCATCAATCAATCTCAAA GGTTATTTGCTTGGTAATCCTGGAACAGATTCGAAATTTGATGACAACTCAAAGATTCCATTTTATCATCGTGTGGCACTTATCTCCGATGAACTTTACGAG TCAGCCAAAAGGAATTGTAAAGAAGAATACGTGGAAGTGGACATTAGCAATGTAGATTGTGCAAAAGATCTTCAAGCTATCTCAGAG TGCACTGTACACATAAACGAAGGACACATCCTGGAGCCTGACTGCCCTACTGACTTTAAGCCATTGAATAGTTTGGACAATAATCGGAAATATTTCCTGGAAACACATGAAGAATACCTGCGTGTGGCAGCTGAATTCCCTCAATTCGGATGTCGC GACTACAATGGTTACCTTTGCAAGGTTTGGGCAACTGACATCAGTGTCCAGAAAGCACTCTATGTCAGACAG GGAACAGTCACAGAGTGGGTAAGATGTAACAGCAGCTTACTTTATGACAAAGATGTTGAGAGTGCGGTAGGCTATCATCGATATCTCAATACAAAAGGTTACAGAGCTCTAATATACAG TGGTGATCATGACAGAATGGTTCCGTACGTGGGAACTGAAGCATGGATTAAGTTCCTGAATTTCTCGATTGTTGATGATTGGAGGCCATGGTTTGTTGATGGTCAAGTTGGAGG ATACTCAAGAGAATATGGAAACAACTTCACATTTGCAACTGTCAAG GGAGGGGGTCACACAGCTCCAGAGTACAAGCCTAAGGAATGCCTTGCCATGTTTAAGAGATGGATTTCCCAGGAACATTTGTGA
- the LOC18611306 gene encoding cyclin-D1-1 isoform X1, which yields MALSLNLPSLPNLYCNEAASEIVSLEADVDDCGSVTFASSHSFMDYDADSLINMFDSEVDQMLESKVVSRFYDLPAIVTARQEALQWILKVHSFYRFRPETAYLSINYLDRFLSARALPQGKGWPMQLLSVACVSLAAKMEETTVPFLLDLQILKPRFLFKPKTVQRMELLVMNALKWRLRTITPFDFVHYFISGISCIHKTQQNSLSHVFSCASDLIIDTCKAAIDSLDYPPSAIAAAVALWLTDHRVDNQSLGFLHNRVNKEIVKKIYNTIQRKISGLPRINHKKLESLPPSPTGVLDAAI from the exons ATGGCTCTGTCCCTTAACCTTCCAAGTCTTCCCAATTTGTACTGCAATGAAGCAGCAAGCGAAATTGTCTCCTTGGAAGCTGATGTTGATGATTGTGGAAGCGTTACTTTTGCATCGTCACATTCCTTCATGGACTATGACGCTGATTCTTTAATTAATATGTTCGATTCAGAGGTTGATCAAATGCTGGAATCTAAGGTTGTTTCAAGATTTTATGATCTTCCTGCTATTGTGACTGCTCGTCAAGAGGCACTCCAATGGATTTTAAAG GTGCACTCTTTCTACAGGTTTAGGCCTGAAACTGCTTATCTTTCTATAAACTACTTGGACCGTTTCCTCTCAGCTCGAGCTTTGCCG CAGGGGAAAGGGTGGCCTATGCAGCTTTTATCAGTAGCATGCGTTTCTCTAGCAGCAAAAATGGAGGAAACAACCGTTCCCTTTCTCCTAGACTTGCAAATACTTAAACCCAGATTCTTGTTTAAGCCCAAAACAGTCCAAAGAATGGAGCTTTTGGTCATGAACGCTCTAAAATGGCGATTGCGAACCATTACTCCTTTCGATTTTGTACATTATTTCATTTCAGGGATTTCATGTATCCATAAAACCCAACAAAACAGCCTGTCTCACGTTTTTTCCTGTGCCtctgatctcataattgatacATGTAAAG CAGCCATTGATTCCTTGGATTACCCTCCATCAGCAATTGCAGCCGCCGTGGCACTATGGCTGACTGATCACAGAGTTGATAACCAGAGTTTGGGTTTCTTGCATAATAGAGTGAACAAG GAGATTGTGAAGAAGATTTACAACACCATTCAGAGAAAAATTTCTGGTTTGCCTCGTATCAATCATAAAAAATTGGAGTCACTGCCACCAAGTCCCACCGGTGTGCTCGATGCTGCTATCTAA
- the LOC18611307 gene encoding heptahelical transmembrane protein 4, whose translation MGRVQQVCEDTNMTVETTEKCKVCYSKEGKGKKLWKKVKYQLVEYHSLPGYLRDNEYIVGHYRSEWPMKQVLLSIFKIHNETLNVWTHLIGFFIFLSLTIYTATKVPKVVDLHSLQHIPDVLRKADLHKLQSELITCLPSLPNMPNLHKLRQELKTSLPSMDLFPSLSGWHVLELLYNCLPECFSSGNHTDVCVLQSVKEDVANIVAPLMGRPITRWPFFAFLVGAMFCLLASSTCHLLSCHSKRLSYIMLRLDYTGIAALISTSFYPPVYYSFMCDPFFCNLYLGFITILGIATILFSLLPVFQNPEFRTIRASLFFGMGMSGIAPILHKLFLFWNQPEALHTTGYEVLMGLFYGIGALVYATRIPERWKPGKFDIAGHSHQLFHIMVVAGAYTHYRAGLVYLKWRDLNGC comes from the exons ATGGGCCGTGTGCAACAAGTTTGTGAAGATACAAATATGACGGTTGAAACAACGGAGAAGTGCAAAGTGTGTTATTCAAAGGAAGGGAAAGGGAAGAAATTGTGGAAAAAAGTTAAGTATCAGCTGGTGGAGTACCACTCATTGCCTGGATATTTGAGGGACAATGAGTATATTGTGGGCCATTATAGATCAGAATGGCCAATGAAGCAAGTTTTGCTTAGCATCTTCAAAATTCACAACGAGACTTTAAATGTTTGGAC GCATTTGATTGggttcttcattttcctttccctTACCATATACACTGCAACGAAGGTTCCAAAGGTTGTTGATCTTCACTCTCTGCAGCATATTCCTGATGTATTGAGAAAGGCTGATTTACACAAACTACAGTCAGAACTAATCACATGCCTGCCTTCCTTGCCAAACATGCCCAATTTGCACAAACTTCGACAGGAGTTAAAGACTAGTCTCCCTTCAATGGATTTATTTCCATCACTCTCGGGTTGGCATGTTCTGGAACTTCTGTATAACTGTTTACCTGAGTGTTTCTCCAGTGGGAATCACACCGATGTTTGTGTTCTG CAAAGTGTGAAGGAGGATGTGGCAAACATAGTAGCACCCTTGATGGGGAGACCAATAACACGATGGCCATTTTTTGCCTTCTTGGTTGGTGCAATGTTTTGCTTGCTAGCTAGCAGCACATGCCACCTCCTCTCTTGCCACTCTAAGCGCCTATCATACATCATGCTCAGGCTAGATTATACTGGGATTGCAGCTCTCATATCTACTTCCTTCTACCCTCCTGTGTATTACTCCTTCATGTGTGACCCATTCTTCTGTAACCTCTATTTGGGATTCATAACCATCTTGGGAATCGCAACAATCTTGTTTTCCTTATTACCAGTGTTTCAGAATCCCGAGTTTCGCACTATTCGTGCGTCCCTCTTCTTTGGCATGGGCATGTCTGGGATTGCACCTATTCTTCACaagcttttcttgttttggaACCAGCCTGAGGCCCTTCACACAACCGGGTATGAGGTTTTGATGGGGCTTTTCTATGGTATTGGAGCTTTGGTCTATGCCACAAGGATTCCGGAGCGGTGGAAGCCTGGAAAATTTGACATTGCTGGGCACAGCCACCAACTTTTTCACATCATGGTTGTGGCTGGGGCATACACTCATTATCGTGCAGGATTGGTTTACCTCAAATGGCGGGATCTAAATGGCTGTTAA
- the LOC18611309 gene encoding ruvB-like 2, translated as MAELKLSESRDLTRIERIGAHSHIRGLGLDSSLEARDVSEGMVGQTQARKAAGVILQMIKDGKIAGRAILLAGQPGTGKTAIAMGMAKSLGLETPFAMLSGSELFSLEMSKTEALMQAFRKSIGVRIKEETEVIEGEVVEIQIDRPAVSGAASKTGKLTLKTTDMETVYDLGAKMIEALGKEKVQSGDVIAIDKASGKITKLGRSFSRSRDYDAMGPQTKFVQCPDGELQKRKEVVHCVTLHEIDVINSRTQGFLALFTGDTGEIRAEVREQIDTKVAEWREEGKAEIVPGVLFIDEVHMLDIECFSFLNRALENEMAPILVVATNRGITTIRGTNYKSPHGIPIDLLDRLLIITTQPYSADEIRKILDIRCQEEDVEMSEDAKQLLTKIGHETSLRYAIHLITASALNCQKRKGKVVEVQDITRVYSLFLDVRRSTQYLMEYQKEYMFNEASMVDGGEDDADAMHD; from the exons ATGGCGGAGCTAAAACTCTCCGAGAGCCGAGATCTAACCCGAATCGAACGAATAGGGGCACACTCTCACATCCGCGGCCTTGGCCTTGACTCCTCGCTGGAGGCCCGCGACGTCTCGGAGGGTATGGTGGGCCAAACCCAAGCCCGCAAAGCCGCCGGCGTCATCCTCCAAATGATTAAAGACGGCAAAATCGCTGGCCGAGCCATCTTATTAGCGGGACAACCTGGAACCGGTAAAACCGCCATCGCCATGGGCATGGCCAAATCCCTAGGCCTCGAAACTCCCTTTGCTATGCTTTCGGGTAGTGAACTCTTCTCCCTCGAAATGTCAAAAACCGAAGCGTTAATGCAAGCGTTTCGAAAGTCCATTGGAGTAAGAATCAAAGAAGAAACCGAAGTAATTGAAGGCGAAGTCGTTGAAATCCAAATTGACCGCCCGGCGGTCTCCGGGGCAGCTTCGAAAACGGGGAAATTGACGCTTAAAACGACGGACATGGAGACCGTTTATGATTTGGGGGCGAAGATGATTGAGGCGTTAGGGAAAGAGAAAGTGCAGAGTGGGGATGTTATAGCTATTGATAAAGCTTCTGGGAAGATAACGAAGTTGGGAAGGTCATTTTCGAGGTCGAGGGATTACGATGCAATGGGGCCGCAAACTAAGTTCGTGCAATGTCCGGATGGAGAGTTGCAGAAGAGGAAAGAAGTTGTTCATTGCGTTACGCTTCATGAGATTGATGTCATTAATAGCAG GACACAGGGATTTCTGGCACTTTTCACTGGTGATACTGGTGAAATCCGTGCTGAGGTGAGAGAACAAATTGACACAAAGGTGGCTGAGTGGAGGGAGGAAGGAAAGGCAGAAATTGTGCCTGGTGTCCTCTTTATTGATGAGGTGCACATGCTTGATATTGAGTGCTTTTCCTTCCTGAATCGTGCTCTTGAGAATGAGATGGCCCCAATATTAGTTGTTGCTACCAACAGAGGAATAACTACAATCCGAGGCACAAATTACAAATCCCCACATGGAATTCCAATTGATCTTCTTGATCGACTATTAATCATTACTACTCAACCTTATTCTGCGGATGAAATTCGCAAGATTCTAGACATCAGGTGCCAAGAGGAAGATGTGGAGATGTCTGAAGATGCAAAACAACTGTTGACAAAAATTGGGCATGAGACATCCTTGAGATATGCTATACATCTTATCACAGCTTCTGCTTTGAATTGCCAGAAGCGGAAGGGGAAGGTCGTGGAAGTACAGGATATCACTCGGGTTTACAGTCTGTTTCTGGATGTAAGGAGATCAACACAGTACTTGATGGAGTACCAAAAAGAGTACATGTTTAACGAAGCATCAATGGTTGATGGTGGGGAAGATGATGCTGATGCCATGCACGATTGA
- the LOC18611308 gene encoding putative glycosyltransferase 7 has translation MVSPELSHFQSSPMAKPRNRPFWCLSDGFLYFGGACLALLLVWSFWSFFTPIPNFEPTMTEPPSKLRKNPVDCMESGFGVNLKSDPKDPTFYDDPEMSYSLEKPVKDWDEKRKEWLKHHPSFAAGARERIVLVTGSQPKPCKNPIGDHLLLRFFKNKVDYCRIHGYDIFYNNLLLHPKMNSYWAKLPVVKAAMLAHPEAEWIWWVDSDAAFTDMEFKLPLERYKNHNMVVHGWPKLIYQSKSWTSLNAGVFLIRNCQWSMDLINTWSSMGPMSEDYVKWGQIQRSTFKDKLFPESDDQSALIYLLYKEKEKYYDHIYLEGEFYLEGYWVEIVGGYENTKERYLEIERGVPKLRRRHAEKVSEQYAAFREEFLKEAGNGKGSWRRPLITHFTGCQPCSGDHNQMYAGETCWNGMVKALNFADNQVLRKYGFVRPDLRDSSTVTEVPYDYPADEGPW, from the coding sequence atggtgTCTCCTGAGTTATCTCACTTCCAATCTTCTCCCATGGCAAAACCTCGAAACCGACCCTTTTGGTGTCTGTCCGATGGCTTTCTTTACTTTGGTGGTGCTTGTTTAGCTCTTTTGTTGGTATGGTCATTTTGGTCTTTTTTCACTCCAATTCCCAACTTCGAGCCTACCATGACCGAGCCGCCGTCCAAGTTGAGGAAGAACCCGGTCGACTGCATGGAAAGTGGGTTCGGAGTTAACTTAAAGTCCGACCCGAAAGACCCGACCTTTTACGACGATCCAGAGATGAGTTACTCCTTAGAAAAGCCGGTGAAAGATTGGGATGAAAAACGGAAAGAGTGGCTAAAGCATCATCCCTCGTTCGCCGCCGGGGCACGTGAAAGAATCGTGCTTGTAACTGGGTCCCAACCAAAGCCATGTAAGAATCCCATTGGCGATCATTTACTCTTACGTTTTTTCAAGAACAAGGTCGATTACTGTAGAATCCACGGCTACGATATTTTTTATAACAACTTGTTATTACACCCCAAAATGAATTCCTATTGGGCAAAGTTACCGGTCGTTAAAGCAGCCATGTTGGCTCACCCCGAAGCTGAGTGGATCTGGTGGGTTGACTCGGACGCGGCGTTTACCGACATGGAGTTTAAGTTACCGTTGGAAAGGTATAAAAACCATAACATGGTTGTTCATGGTTGGCCTAAGTTGATTTATCAAAGTAAAAGTTGGACCAGTTTAAATGCTGGGGTTTTTCTGATTAGGAATTGCCAATGGTCTATGGATTTGATTAATACTTGGTCTAGCATGGGTCCAATGAGTGAGGATTATGTTAAGTGGGGTCAGATTCAAAGATCAACGTTCAAAGACAAGCTTTTCCCGGAATCTGATGATCAGTCGGCGCTGATTTATTTGctttacaaagaaaaagagaagtattATGATCATATTTATTTAGAAGGTGAATTTTATCTTGAAGGGTATTGGGTGGAGATTGTTGGAGGCTATGAAAATACTAAGGAGAGGTATTTGGAAATAGAGAGAGGGGTGCCTAAGTTGAGGAGGAGACATGCAGAGAAAGTGAGCGAGCAATACGCTGCGTTTAGGGAAGAGTTTCTGAAGGAAGCTGGGAATGGGAAAGGAAGTTGGAGGAGACCGCTTATCACGCATTTCACGGGGTGTCAGCCTTGTAGTGGGGACCACAATCAGATGTATGCTGGTGAAACTTGTTGGAATGGAATGGTGAAAGCTTTGAATTTTGCTGATAATCAGGTTTTGCGTAAGTATGGGTTCGTGCGCCCGGATCTACGGGACTCCTCCACTGTTACTGAAGTTCCTTATGATTACCCTGCTGATGAGGGTCCCTGGTAA
- the LOC18611306 gene encoding cyclin-D1-1 isoform X3, translated as MALSLNLPSLPNLYCNEAASEIVSLEADVDDCGSVTFASSHSFMDYDADSLINMFDSEVDQMLESKVVSRFYDLPAIVTARQEALQWILKVHSFYRFRPETAYLSINYLDRFLSARALPGKGWPMQLLSVACVSLAAKMEETTVPFLLDLQILKPRFLFKPKTVQRMELLVMNALKWRLRTITPFDFVHYFISGISCIHKTQQNSLSHVFSCASDLIIDTCKAAIDSLDYPPSAIAAAVALWLTDHRVDNQSLGFLHNRVNKEIVKKIYNTIQRKISGLPRINHKKLESLPPSPTGVLDAAI; from the exons ATGGCTCTGTCCCTTAACCTTCCAAGTCTTCCCAATTTGTACTGCAATGAAGCAGCAAGCGAAATTGTCTCCTTGGAAGCTGATGTTGATGATTGTGGAAGCGTTACTTTTGCATCGTCACATTCCTTCATGGACTATGACGCTGATTCTTTAATTAATATGTTCGATTCAGAGGTTGATCAAATGCTGGAATCTAAGGTTGTTTCAAGATTTTATGATCTTCCTGCTATTGTGACTGCTCGTCAAGAGGCACTCCAATGGATTTTAAAG GTGCACTCTTTCTACAGGTTTAGGCCTGAAACTGCTTATCTTTCTATAAACTACTTGGACCGTTTCCTCTCAGCTCGAGCTTTGCCG GGGAAAGGGTGGCCTATGCAGCTTTTATCAGTAGCATGCGTTTCTCTAGCAGCAAAAATGGAGGAAACAACCGTTCCCTTTCTCCTAGACTTGCAAATACTTAAACCCAGATTCTTGTTTAAGCCCAAAACAGTCCAAAGAATGGAGCTTTTGGTCATGAACGCTCTAAAATGGCGATTGCGAACCATTACTCCTTTCGATTTTGTACATTATTTCATTTCAGGGATTTCATGTATCCATAAAACCCAACAAAACAGCCTGTCTCACGTTTTTTCCTGTGCCtctgatctcataattgatacATGTAAAG CAGCCATTGATTCCTTGGATTACCCTCCATCAGCAATTGCAGCCGCCGTGGCACTATGGCTGACTGATCACAGAGTTGATAACCAGAGTTTGGGTTTCTTGCATAATAGAGTGAACAAG GAGATTGTGAAGAAGATTTACAACACCATTCAGAGAAAAATTTCTGGTTTGCCTCGTATCAATCATAAAAAATTGGAGTCACTGCCACCAAGTCCCACCGGTGTGCTCGATGCTGCTATCTAA
- the LOC18611306 gene encoding cyclin-D1-1 isoform X2 — MALSLNLPSLPNLYCNEAASEIVSLEADVDDCGSVTFASSHSFMDYDADSLINMFDSEVDQMLESKVVSRFYDLPAIVTARQEALQWILKVHSFYRFRPETAYLSINYLDRFLSARALPQGKGWPMQLLSVACVSLAAKMEETTVPFLLDLQILKPRFLFKPKTVQRMELLVMNALKWRLRTITPFDFVHYFISGISCIHKTQQNSLSHVFSCASDLIIDTCKAIDSLDYPPSAIAAAVALWLTDHRVDNQSLGFLHNRVNKEIVKKIYNTIQRKISGLPRINHKKLESLPPSPTGVLDAAI, encoded by the exons ATGGCTCTGTCCCTTAACCTTCCAAGTCTTCCCAATTTGTACTGCAATGAAGCAGCAAGCGAAATTGTCTCCTTGGAAGCTGATGTTGATGATTGTGGAAGCGTTACTTTTGCATCGTCACATTCCTTCATGGACTATGACGCTGATTCTTTAATTAATATGTTCGATTCAGAGGTTGATCAAATGCTGGAATCTAAGGTTGTTTCAAGATTTTATGATCTTCCTGCTATTGTGACTGCTCGTCAAGAGGCACTCCAATGGATTTTAAAG GTGCACTCTTTCTACAGGTTTAGGCCTGAAACTGCTTATCTTTCTATAAACTACTTGGACCGTTTCCTCTCAGCTCGAGCTTTGCCG CAGGGGAAAGGGTGGCCTATGCAGCTTTTATCAGTAGCATGCGTTTCTCTAGCAGCAAAAATGGAGGAAACAACCGTTCCCTTTCTCCTAGACTTGCAAATACTTAAACCCAGATTCTTGTTTAAGCCCAAAACAGTCCAAAGAATGGAGCTTTTGGTCATGAACGCTCTAAAATGGCGATTGCGAACCATTACTCCTTTCGATTTTGTACATTATTTCATTTCAGGGATTTCATGTATCCATAAAACCCAACAAAACAGCCTGTCTCACGTTTTTTCCTGTGCCtctgatctcataattgatacATGTAAAG CCATTGATTCCTTGGATTACCCTCCATCAGCAATTGCAGCCGCCGTGGCACTATGGCTGACTGATCACAGAGTTGATAACCAGAGTTTGGGTTTCTTGCATAATAGAGTGAACAAG GAGATTGTGAAGAAGATTTACAACACCATTCAGAGAAAAATTTCTGGTTTGCCTCGTATCAATCATAAAAAATTGGAGTCACTGCCACCAAGTCCCACCGGTGTGCTCGATGCTGCTATCTAA
- the LOC18611310 gene encoding uncharacterized protein LOC18611310, whose protein sequence is MRREEKRKKFHEAVLKTLYPPPSPPDSEGEEEEGKKPGIISERTVTLELENPDDFGENGSSTSDDEDDGGQSETLKLSRAQRKRLRKKRLKEDAFRRGKIIGPLLPLSERDGVGSLQTEPQGVRENAVHDQVASNDKPGDQQGGCSSKKKLKQRRIAKKAVREGLKSTETEKPDSDKEHQVY, encoded by the exons ATGCGACGTGAAGAGAAACGAAAGAAGTTCCATGAGGCGGTTCTTAAAACACTCTATCCACCGCCATCTCCACCGGACTCGGAGGGGGAAGAGGAAGAGGGAAAGAAGCCTGGTATCATATCAGAGAGGACCGTTACCTTGGAGCTTGAAAACCCAg ATGATTTTGGAGAGAATGGTTCCTCAACGAGTGACGACGAAGACGATGGAGGTCAATCTGAGACTCTGAAGCTGAGTAGAGCTCAAAGGAAAAGACTTCGTAAGAAAAGGCTCAAGGAAGATGCTTTCCGCCGTGGAAAGATAATTGGGCCTTTGTTACCATTGTCTGAACGTGATGGAGTTGGCTCGTTGCAGACTGAACCGCAAGGTGTTCGAGAAAATGCTGTACATGACCAAGTTGCCTCAAATGACAAGCCtg GCGATCAGCAAGGTGGTTGCAGTAGCAAGAAGAAGCTGAAGCAGAGGAGAATTGCTAAGAAGGCGGTTAGGGAGGGGTTGAAATCCACTGAAACTGAGAAACCTGATTCAGATAAAGAGCATCAAGTCTACTAA